A region of the Pantoea alfalfae genome:
TCACGCTGCTGTTTAACAACATCAGCTACACCGCGCAGGTCTCGGCCAGTGGTCGCTGGAGTGTGATCGTTCCGGCTGAGTCACTGACGGCGCTCGCCGACGGGCCTTACACCGTCGCGGTCACCGCGACGGACAGCGGCGGGGCGACCCTGAGCAGCGAAGCCGCGCTCAGCGTGCTGGCGACGCTGCCAGCACCGCAGATCGTCTCTGCTTTTGGCGATGGTCTGCTTAACAGCAGCGACATCACCACGTCACAAACCCTGAGCGGCACCACAGGTGTGACAGGTGACGGCCAGACGGTGAGCGTGCTTCTCAACGGCGTGACCTACAACGGCACGGTCGACAGCAATGGCAACTGGCAGGCCAGCGTGCCAGCCTCCGCGCTGGCCGTTCTGCCGGAAGAGACGCTTAACTACACCGTTAACGTACAGGATGCGGCGGGTAACACGGGCAGCAGCCAGGGCAGCGTCACGGTCGATCTGACGCCACCGACCCTGTCGCTTGATCCGGTTGCGGGCGACAACAGCGTCAATATCGCTGAAAGCACCGCGCCGATTGTGCTCAGCGGCAGCAGTAATGCCGAAGCCGGTCAGCAGGTCACTCTTACCCTTAACAACCAGATCTGGACCACCACCGTCACCCAGGATGGCGTCTGGAGTCTGACGCTGCCCGCGGGTGCCCTGGCAGGGATTCCGGCCGGTGCGTATACCCTGACCGTGACGGTCAGTGATGCGGCGGGCAATCCGGTTACGGAGACGCGTGAAATCACCGTCGCAACCGGTGCCCTGTCGGTCAGCATTAATACACCATTTGGCGATGGCTATCTTAACCAGGCTGAAACGACGGTCAGTCAGACGCTGAGCGGCAGCACCGGCGTCGCGGGCGAGGGTCAGACCGTCAGCGTGACGCTGGGCGATAATGACTACCCTGCTGCAGTCGATGCGCAGGGCAACTGGACGCTGATCTTAACGCCAGCGCAGGTGCAGGCACTGGGTGAGGGCGTGACGACCCTGGTGGTCAACGCCAGCGATGCCGCCGGTAACAGCGGTTCACTGACCAGCGCCGTCACGGTCGATCTCACACCGCCTCCGTTAAGCATCAATCCTATCGGCAGCGACAACGTTATCAATTCAGTTGAGGTGCTGGAAGCAGTCGCGATTAGCGGAACCGCCTCAGTCGCGGATGCCGGACAGACGGTCACCGTCAGTTTCCAGAATACCGATTACACCACCCGGGTCCTCTCTGATGGCACATGGCAGGTGACTCTGCCTGCCGGTGTCGTACAGGGGCTGGCGGATGGCAGCTATCCGGTCGATGTGACGATCAGAGATGCGGCGGGTAACCTGACCACGGTGACCCAGACGCTGACGCGTGATGCTGACAGCCTGAATCTGCCGACCCTGACCATCGGGACAATCAGTGACGATAACTTCCTTAACCAGGCCGAGTCGCTGCAGGATCTGAGCATCGGCGGCACCAGCACCAATCTGTTGGAAGGCCAGCTGGTCACGGTAACGCTGAACGCCATTCAGTACAGCGGCACGGTGGCTGCGGATGGCAGCTGGACCGTAATCGTTCCGGCTGCCGATCTGGGCAATCTGCCGGATGGCGATCAACTGCTGGTTGTCGTCTCAGCGGATACGTCTGGCAATCCGGCCAGCGCCAGCGCCAGCCTGGTCGTGCTGGCCAGCGCGCTGGTTCAGCCAACGCTGACTCTGAACGTGGTGGCAGGCGATGATGTGATCAATGCGACTGAGGCCACCACGGATGTCGCGGTCAGCGGCAGCAGTACCCTGCTGGCGGCAGGAACGCCGGTGACCGTGTCGTTTAACGGTACTGATTACAGCACTACGATTGATGCTGACGGCAACTGGACGGTGACGGTACCGTCTGCAGCCTTCATCAACGTTGCGCCGGGCAGCACGCAAACCTTTACCGTCACCGCCAGTGATGTTGCCGGTAACCCGGCCGTCGCCACGCAGGAGGTCAGTTTCAGCACCACACCGCCTGTGCTGGCAGATATTACGGTCAGCGCGGGTAACACCCTTAATCTGGCGGAGTCGCTGCAGGATCTCACCATCAACGGCACCACTACAGGCGCCCTGCCGGTGACGGTAACGGTGACGATGAATAATGTCAGCTACACGGCCACGGCGGATGCTGACGGGAACTGGACCCTCACCATTCCCACAGCCGACGTGCAGCAACTGGCAGACGGCCCTAACGTCATCATCGTGTCGGTCACTGACGCGGCGGGCAATGTCACCACCGACACCACCACCACACTGGATGTGGCGTTTAATACCCTGCCAGCGCTGACCCTGAACACGCCGTTTGGCGATGCGCTGGTCAGTGCAGCCGATGCCGAAGGCGCGTTAACACTAAGTGGTGACAGTACTAATCTGCCGGAAGGCAGCGTAGTGAATATCACCGTCGGCACACAGACTTTCAGCACCACCACCGATGCCAGCGGTAACTGGACGCTGAACCTGGCTGCAGGCGCACTGACGGGCCTGGACGATGGACTGACACAGGTAGTCGTCACCGCCGCGGATGCGGCAGGAAATCCGGCGCAGGTTACCGCAGGCGTTGAGATCCTGCAGAGTGATCCTGTTTCAGCCGCCTTCGACACGACACTGTTCGGCGATAACATCATTAATATCAGCGAAGCCGGTTCCGTTCAGCTGGTAACCGGCACCTCCACCGTCGTGCCGGGCCAGACCCTGAGCGTCACGGTAGGCGATGACAATATCCCGCTGTCGGTGACGGTCGATGCCAATGGCAACTGGACTGCCAGCCTGCCCCCAGAGTTCATCGCCAATCTGGGAACCGGTGAACACACGCTGACCCTGATTACCACGGATCGGGCCGGTAATAGTATTGAAACGACCAAAACGTTCGTCGCCGCGATTACGCCGATTGCTAATCCAACGCTGGATACGCCATTTATCGATGGCCGTATCAATGCTGAAGAGGCCGCTGCAGGCGGATCCCTGACCGGTACGGTAAACATTGATAATGCCACCTCGGTTACGGTAGCCGTTAATGGCACGGTCTATTCCGCTACGCTCAGTGCGGATGGTTCGCGCTGGTCGCTGGATCTGCCGCCTTCTGTATTGCAGTCATTGCCGGATGGCAACTGGCCGGTGAGCGTGACCGTCACCGACGCGAACGGCAACAGTGCCAGTACCAGTGGCACTGTGCTGGTGGCCGTCAATGCGCTGCCGGACGTGACGCTGAACCTGCCGTTTGGTGACGGTGCGCTGAACGCCACCGAAGCGGGAACAGAGCAAATCCTCAGTGGCACTACCGGCATTACGGGTGCAGGACAGACGGTATCGGTGCTGATCGCCGGCTTTAATGGCGACCAGCCGCTGGCCGCCACGGTGCAGAACGATGGCAGCTGGTCGCTGGCTCTGTCGCCGGCACAGTTAGCCACCTTCACCAGCGGCACGCATACCATTACCGTGACCGCCACCGATATTGCGGGTAACAGTGATGTGACGGCCCTGAGTGTGGTAACCGAAGTGGCTGTGCCTGTCCCAACCTTCAATACTGGCGCGTTTGGCGGCGATAACGTCCTGAATATCAGTGAAGCCGCGGCAGGTATCACCCTGACCGGCACCACCGGCAGCGTGGGGGATAATCAGGCGGTCAGCATCACTGTTGATCTCAATGGCAGTCTTTATTCCGGCTCGGTGGATGGCAACGGCAACTGGACCGTTGACCTTCCTGGCAACGCGCTGAGTTCTCTGGGTAACGGGACGCAAATCCTGACGCTTAACGTCGTGGATGCGGCGGGTAACAGCACATCAACACAGTTGCCGTTCACCTCCGATCTCAGCGCGCCGCAGCCTGCGGTCAATCCGGAATTCCTCGGCGGCTATGTGAATAGCGGCGATGTTGACACAGGCATTACGCTAAGCGGCACCACCGGTGAGGCGGGCGCGAATCAGACGGTGCAGTTAACGCTGGGCGGCACGACTTACCCTGCAACAGTGGATGCCAATGGCAACTGGACAGTGCCACTGACACAGGCGCAGCTTTCAGCGCTGCCGGATGCCACCTATCCGGTTACCGTGACGGCAACGGATGCAGCGGGCAACAGCACGACCATTAACAGTTCGCTGGTGCTCGATAAAACCCCGCCGGTGCTTAGCTTCACAGCCTTTACTGGCGACAACGCACTGAACTACGCCGAGAGCATTCAGCCGCAGATCCTCAGCGGCACCGCGTCAGGCGCTGAGACCGGTGCCGTCGTCACGGTGTCGCTGAATACCACAACCCTCGGCACGGCAATAGTTGACGGTAACGGCAACTGGAGCGTGACGCTGACGCCGGAGCAGATGGCCACCTTTACGCCATCGACCACCCTGGCGCTGGCCGTGACCGATCTGGCAGGCAATACTGCAACCAGCAGTGTCCCGCTGACGGTGGATCTGACGCCACCGCCAGGCCCGCTGGTCACGCTGGGTACGGTGTCAGGCGACAATATCATCAGTTCTCAGGATGTGGCGGGTGGCGTGGTGTTAAGCGGTACTTCGGCTAACCTCGGCACGAGTGGTTCAGTGACGGTCACTATTAACGGTCAGACCTATGCCACTACGCTGGATGCATCGGGCAACTGGTCAACGGCTGCGTTGCCGGTCACTGCCTTTGGCAATGCGGATGGCAGCGTCGCCATCACGGTAAATGCCACTGATGGCACGACTCCTGTCACCGTTAGCGGTAATGTGCTGATTGATCTGACGCCACCGGCTCTGACGATTAATGCCTTTGCGGGTGATAATCAGGTCAATGGTAATGAAAACGCCACCAGCCAGGCAATTAGCGGCACCGCCGATGTCGGTGAAGCAGGCCGTACGGTGGTTGTGACCTTCAACAACCAGACTTACAGCGCCGTAGTGCAGAGTAACGGCACCTGGTCCACCACCGTTCCTGCCAGCGCGATGCAGGCACTGACCGATGGCAGCGCGCCGGTGATCACCGCGCAGTTGGCGGATGTCGCCGGTAACGTGACGACCGTGACACAGCAGGTGACGGTGGATACTGCCGCGCCGCTGGTGCAGGTTGACGCGCTGGCGGGTGATAACGTGCTTAACGCCGCTGATCTGGCCGTCAGTCAGGTACTGACAGGCAGCGCACAGGGCGCAGAAGGCCAGACCATCGGCCTCTACCTGGGCGATGCCGCGCCGATCGCTACCGCAACGGTGGGTGCAGATGGCCGCTGGAGCATCGATCTTGCACCGAATGTCCTGTCGGGCCTCACTGACGGTGCGCTGGTGTTTGGCGTGCGGGTGAATGATTTAGCCGGTAACCAGACCGACGCGACGCTGACGGTCAACAAAGTAGTTAACAGTGCGCTGACGCTGGTGGTTGATTCGGTATTCGGCGACGGCACGCTCAGTGCGCTGGATACCACGGTGGCGCAGACCATCTCGGGAACGGCGACGTCGGCAGGTGTCGGGGCCACGGTATCGGTGGTACTGGGCGGCACCACGCTCTCTGCTTCGGTGGGTCAGGATGGTAAATGGGCCATCGTGGTGCCACCTGCGGTGCTGGATCTGGTCACGGACGGCAATCTTGCGGTTAACGTCACCCTGACCGATGCGGCAGGCAACACCCGCACGGTGGGTGAAACCGTGACGGCGATTGTCGATGCGGTGCCGGTGGTGGGCGCGCTCACCGGGCTGTTTGGCGGCGATAACCTGCTGAACATTGCGGAAGCGGCTGCCGGACAGCTGGTGGGTGGCGTAATCAGTAATGCGGCTGCAGGTTCACAGGTGACGGTGACCTTTGGCAGCAAAACTTACAGCACGACAGTGCAGGCGGGCGGAGCATGGAGCGTTAGCCTGCCGGGCAGCGATCTCACCTCACTGCTTGATGGCAATCTGACGCTGGGCGTCAGCGTCCGGGATGCGGCGGGTAACGTCGCCTCGAACAGCGCGTCGATTGGCATCTTTACCCAGACACCCTCCATTTCCCTGACCTCTCTGTTTGGCGATGGCGTGCTGAATCTGGCTGATATCGCCACCGGCCAGGTCATCAGCGGGGTGGTGAACAACGTTGCGCAGGGCAGTGTGGTGACGCTTTCAGTGGGCAACAGCCAGCTGACCGCGACCGTGGGTGCGGGCGGCGCCTTCAGCGCCACGGTGACGCCGGATATCCTGGGCACCCTGGCGCAGGGCAATCTGACGGTCGGCGCGTCAGTAACGGATGCAGCGGGGAATACCGCCAGCACCAGCGCCGGTATTCGCGTCGATACGCTGCTGCCAACCATCACGGTAAATCCGCTGTTTGGTGATGGTCTGCTGAACGTAGCGGATGCGCTGGTAACCCAGGTGATTGGCGGCGTCGTCGGTGGTGCAGAAGCGGGATCGCGTGTTGTCGTATCGGTGGGTTCACAGCAGTTTGTGACGGCAACCGATGCCAGCGGCAACTTTAACGTCTCACTGACGCCTGCGCTGCTGCAGGGAATTGCGGATGGCAATCTGACCGTCGGCGTCAGCGTCACCGACAGCGCCGGTAACACCAGCAGCACCACTGCCGGCGCGCTGGTAGGTATTCACAATCTGCCGAAGGTTACGCTCAATCCGTTGTTTGGTGATGGCGTGCTGAACCTGGCGGAATCGCTGGTTACCCAGACCATCAGCGGCACGGTCTCCGGCGTGGCAGCGGGCAGCAGCGTCAGGCTGGCCATTGGCAACACAACAGCCACCGCGCTGGTCAACGCTGATGGCACCTTCTCCACCACCGTTTCGCCAGCTGTGCTCTCGACACTGCTGAACGGTAACTTCACCGTCAGCGCGGCGGTCACTGACCCGGTCGGCAACGTCAGCAGCACCAGCGCAGGCGTGTCACTGGGGCTGGTGCAGCCAACCCTGACGGTGAATACGGTGTTCGGCGATGGCGTCCTGAGTGCCGCCGATCTGGCCTCGAACCAGACGCTGAGCGGGACCTCCAGCCTGTCGGCCGGTTCGACCGTCAGCGCCACGCTGAACGGTCTGACCTATACCACCAAAGTGGTGAGTGGCGGCAACTGGAGCATCAGCGTGCCGAAAGCGGATCTTGCCGCGATCACTGACGGCAGTAAAACCGTGACGGTGACCGGCACAGATGCCTACGGTAACGTGGCGAACAGCAGCGGAACACTGAGTGTTATCAGTCAGTCAACGCCTGTGGTCGCCATTACCTCACTGTTTGGCGACAATGCGCTGAGTGCAGCCGATGTCAAAACCGCGCAGACTATTTCAGGCACCGCCAGCAACGCCGAAGGATCGGTAATACGCGTTACGCTGGGTGGCCAGACTTACAGCACCACGGTGAGCAGTAACGGCAACTGGAGCCTCTCTGTACCGGCGGCCAACCTCGCCGCCATTGCGGATGGTCTGCAGACCGTGACGGCCAGCGTCATCAACGGCGCGGGCAGCAACGGTTCCACCTCGGCGTCGCTGGGTGTGGTGAGTCACACCATGCCGACCGTCAGTGTGAACAGTTTCTTTGGTGGCGATGGTTATCTCAACATCGCGGAAGCCAATACGGCTGAAACCATCAGAGGAACCAGTACCAACGCGGCGGGCGGTACGGTAACGGTTAACGTGGCAGGCAATGTCCTTACCACGACCATCGGCGCGAATGGGGCATGGAGCATCAGCGTGCCGTCAGCGACGCTGAAAGGGATCGCAGATGGCAGCCATCCACTGACCGTGACGGTGACGGATATTGGGGGCAATACCGCGACCAGCACCAGCAGCTTTACTGCGCTGTCCCATAATCAGCCGCTGGTCGGGGTTGATCCGGTGCTCAGCATCGTCGGTTCTCTGCTTACCGGTCTGGTCGTGCAGGGGGGATCGCTGAATGCAGCGCAGGGATCGAAAGTCAGCGTGACGCTGCTGCTTTCCAACGGCAGCAACGGGCCAACGCTGAACACCACCACCGATGCGCTGGGGCGTTACGCGGTCAACTTCTCACCCTCACTGCTGTCGGTGGGTGGCCTGCTGCTGTCGCTGAACACGCTGGCAAAAGTCTCCATCACTGACGTGGCCGGTAACAGCTACACCACCACCAACACTCTGTTGCTGGGTTCGCTGCTGCCGGCAACGCTGGCGGCAACCGAGTCGGTGGCACTCTTCTCGGTAGCGGACGACAGCGTTACCGTCGCCAGTGCCAGCGTGGAGACGCAGCATAGCAGCAGTACCAGCAGCGACGATAACAGCGCCCATGTAGCCGTGGCCTCGACGCTGATTACCGAAGCGGATACGGTGACGCCGGTCAGCAGCAGTGAAACCGTGGTAGCCAGTGACACCGCTGTGGCGGCGGCACCGGCAGAGGAGGTGGGCTACACCATTGGCGGCGTCGTGATTACGCTGGCCGATGGCAGTACGGCAGAGGGCGCTTCGGTGATCGGCAGCAGCGGTGCAGATACCGTGACGGTCAGCGATCTTAACTTTACCCATATTGATGGCGGCGCAGGCACCGATACTCTGGTGCTGAATGGTGAGTATCTCAATCTGGATCTCACCGCGCTGGGCCTGAAAGTTGAACACATTGAAGTGCTTGATTTGGGTAAAACCGGCACCAACTCCGTGAAACTCGATCTCAATGAGGCACTCAATATTACGGACAAACAGAGTGATGATTTGCTGATCAAAGGCGCAGAAGGCAGTCAGGTCACACTGGCGAACAGCAACGGCGGTATCTGGGAAGTGACCGGCGAGCGCACGGTGGAGGGCAGAGTCTTTGAGATCTACCACAACTCGGCGCTGAGCAGTGAAAACACCCTGGGTGATGTGCTGGTGCAGCAGAACCTGCAGGTCCACGTGGCGTAGTCACAGCAACGTCTGTCAGGTCGCTCTGAGAAGCGGGTGCGTAAGCACCCGCTTTTTTTATTTTAGTCACGTAATAATTTCACTTTCCAGATTATCGCCACTATCCATTAGCAGAATGAAAGATTAGGGTAAGCGCAGCAAACGGCGTTACGCCGTAAATCAGCATTCTGGCTCCATTTGTCGCTTTTATCAGCGTCCTCTTTCATCATCCCTGTTACCTGCGGGTAATCAGTTCCGACCAGCGAAAACGGGCAGCGTCAGCTGACCCACTACCTATCGACAGTCTTAACGTCCGGTTTATCCGGGCCCTTTGGTCTGCATTTCTGTTCTGAACTGAGGTTACCTATGTCAACACGCGATACGCTTCGTTCCGTCCGGTTCGAATCCATTTTCCAGACGGCGGTGAGCGACTTTGCCGTCGCCGACAGCGCGCTGCCCGCCATTGCGCCAGTCACAACGCAGAGTCTCTCTCTGCCTGTTACCCCTTTCTCTGCGGAGTCACCGCATAGCAGCCCGCTCAACTACAGTGCCCTGGCTGTCAGCGCGGTTGAGAGTCCCCCTCCTGTTGCGCTACGCCCCTATGAACCTCTTGCTATGGATGGTGTTATTGCCGGCTGGGAGGCGCAAAAACCGGTACATCTGCGCGGCCGGGCGGAAGGCGAAGCAGGCTCAACGGTCACACTGACGTTCAACGACCAGAGCTGGCACAGCACCGTTAACAAGTGGGGCTACTGGAACGCTTCCATGCCGGCTGAGGCGCTAAAAGGTGTGCCGGATGGCAATCACTCGCTGACGCTGACCCTTACCGATAAAGCGGGCCACAGCACCACAACCGACGTCGATTTTGGTCTCTATGTTGACCGCACCATCAAACCGACACTGACAGTGGACACGATCAGTGGCGACAACGCGGTAAATATTGCTGAGAGCATTTACGGCGTTGAAATCAGCGGTAGCGCAACGCACCTGCCGGCGGGGTCGGTGCTGAAATTAACGTTGGGCACGCAAACGACCACCGCCGTCATGGGACGTGATGGCAAGTGGTATGGCTCTTTCCAGGAAAGTGATATGAAAGCGCTGGCGGATGGCGTCTACAGTCTGAAAGTCGCGGCGACCGATCCCAATGGAAAAACCGTGACCGAATATCACGATCTGACGTTGATTACTCACCTGAGTAGCGTGCCCATCATCACCTTTGATAAGGTCACGTCGGACGACGTCATTAATCTGGCGGAAACCCAGCAGGATCTGCTGCTGAGCGGCACGCTCTCTACCGTGATGCCGGGTCACCGGCTGGTGATCACCGGTGCCAACCAGAAAGATTATGCCGCCACAATAGGCGAAGATGGACACTGGCAGGTGGTAATCCCGGCAGCGGATGTGCCCGCTTTTATCAACGTTGGAGAAATTCGTGCCTGGTCGATCGACGGGGCCAAAAACTACCTTGACGTCACGCATGAGCTGAATATCCACACCGGTTTTATTCCGATCTACACCGAAATGGATATCGGCGGTGACATGACGCTTAACTATCAGGAGGCGCAGCACGATCTGAGCTTCTACGTTGAAGGTGCCAACACCCTGGAGATCAACGGTAAAACCTACCAGCCTGATGCCAAAGGTATGGTAACACTGACCTCCAGCGAGCTGCTGGCACTGCCGGATGGCCCGGTCGCCGCCATCTTTCACCGCTGGGATGAATATGGCAACAGCGACACCCAGACCAGCGATAAACTCTTTACCGTAGCCGTGCATCAGCGCCCGACGCTGACCCTGGATACGGCTTTTGGTGACAATAAAATTGATGCTGCCGATGTCAACAGCTGGCATCTGATCCAGGGTAGCTCCAGCCATCTGCAACCGGGCAGCCTGGTAGAATTAACGCTGGGCGATCAGCACTACAGCGCCAGCGTAAAAGCGGATGGTGGCTGGGCGCTGACTATTCTGGCCGGACAGCTGGCACCGCTGGATAATGGTGAGTACCAGATGACGGTCAGCGGCAAAGACAGCGCCGGTAATCTGGCCACGGCCAGTCAGACGGTGCAGGTGGCATCGCATACCGAAACGGCCAGCCTGATGGCGGACCAGACGGTGGATAATGTGCTTGAAACCGTCACTCTCACTCAGCAGGCAGAGACTGCGTACGTTGCGCACACCTCCACGGCTTCTGCTGTTCCGCAGGAGAGCCATCTCTTCTCCGATGTTCCTTATACCCTTGCCGACCATCTGCTGCAGCATCCTGCAGCACAGCCGATAGTCTGACGCCGACACATTAGTAAAAGCACTGCCTTCCGGACAGGTTTGTTAAGCCTGTCTGGATTGGCATGGACTTGTCTGATGGTTGTTTTTCGTCCGTTCAGGAGAAATATTAATGATTTCATCTATTTTTAGCAGGAATAAGCGCGGGATATGATCTAATAATGTTAAATGTCGTTTGGCGTCCCGCTAACAAACCATAAAAAAAATAAAGCAATAACGCTGTCTGGCTCTGAGACATACTCCTTTTAGCTCGCTTTGTTCACCAGGAAAAACACCATGATGATAAGAACCCCTGCTGGTATTGATGATGAACAAAGCGCGATTAACTTTTTTGTTGTGCGCCCTGAGTGGCGTGGCAGTGCACGCGGCCTTTGCCGCACCGTTACCTAAAGCCGAAT
Encoded here:
- a CDS encoding Ig-like domain-containing protein, producing MSTRDTLRSVRFESIFQTAVSDFAVADSALPAIAPVTTQSLSLPVTPFSAESPHSSPLNYSALAVSAVESPPPVALRPYEPLAMDGVIAGWEAQKPVHLRGRAEGEAGSTVTLTFNDQSWHSTVNKWGYWNASMPAEALKGVPDGNHSLTLTLTDKAGHSTTTDVDFGLYVDRTIKPTLTVDTISGDNAVNIAESIYGVEISGSATHLPAGSVLKLTLGTQTTTAVMGRDGKWYGSFQESDMKALADGVYSLKVAATDPNGKTVTEYHDLTLITHLSSVPIITFDKVTSDDVINLAETQQDLLLSGTLSTVMPGHRLVITGANQKDYAATIGEDGHWQVVIPAADVPAFINVGEIRAWSIDGAKNYLDVTHELNIHTGFIPIYTEMDIGGDMTLNYQEAQHDLSFYVEGANTLEINGKTYQPDAKGMVTLTSSELLALPDGPVAAIFHRWDEYGNSDTQTSDKLFTVAVHQRPTLTLDTAFGDNKIDAADVNSWHLIQGSSSHLQPGSLVELTLGDQHYSASVKADGGWALTILAGQLAPLDNGEYQMTVSGKDSAGNLATASQTVQVASHTETASLMADQTVDNVLETVTLTQQAETAYVAHTSTASAVPQESHLFSDVPYTLADHLLQHPAAQPIV